One segment of Kitasatospora viridis DNA contains the following:
- a CDS encoding non-ribosomal peptide synthetase: protein MPAHETAESAPVPLSRAQHGIWLAQQLDPASSAYNVAQYTDIRGPLSLPVLDRAVRRIVGEVEIAHVRLVPDGDSALQLRDGEPVLPLRTVDLSGELLPREAAEQWMREAVERPVDLLVGPLFSTAVLRLAPDWHFLYVSGHHIVTDGFSGSLVSARIAELYTALERGEEPAAHGFGTLAQLLEQDAAYRSSDRFEADRAYWQAQLADLPRPATLSGRPAGPASGATRRTGRIGPAQTAAVHAAARRARTALPALAVAAVAAYTQRMTGESDVVLGLPVTARGTAALRAVPGMVSNIVPLRLRVAPGLSWTELARLASAEMKQALRHQRYLLQDMRADLAPGQAAGRTEALFGAQVNILPAGSGLRFGAATGTQIYLAGPVDDLSVVLQDHGAEGLMLEVEANAARYGADEVAGHQQRLAGFLCAAAADPDRPVARTELLTPGERRWVLDRGRAAAHREDPTATTLTERFAAQVARTPEATALSCDGLRFGYRELDQRANRLAHHLIALGVAAETPVVLLQERTPDLVVSMLAVVKAGGLYLPLDTRHPQQRLRETAHGSGAPLVLCDSATREAAERLELPVLCVDDPGTWQDRPATDPGVACHPAQLAYVMYTSGSTGTPKGVAVTHQDILGLALDAAWDGPAHRRVLFHSPAAFDLATYEVWVPLLSGGQVVVAPPGELDIPTLGAVLARHRVTALWLTAGLLRLVAEEDPGCLAGLHELWAGGDVVPAATVRRLREACPELVVVDGYGPTEATTFITHHRMAATDPVPDPVPIGRPFQGMRCYVLDEWLRPVPAGTVGELYAGGIGVARGYLGQPGRTAERFVADPFAEAGARAYRTGDLVRWNADGELEFVGRTDDQVKIRGFRIEPGEIESALAERPGVSHLAVDTRTGPRGDKRIVAYLVAEDEQAVAALRAHAAAVLPAYMVPAAFVRLDALPLTGNGKVDRRALPAPDFDAVEAPGRAPAGAVETALAELFAEVLGTARVGADAGFFALGGDSIMAIQLAGRARRAGLLFTPREVFEHSTPAALARICRTGEPAERPRDPDAGLGPVPLSPIVHRLRELGGPIDAYHQSVVLRTPAGLDEPTLHRAVQHLLDRHDALRLRLDERDGDWQLTVRQRDELSGKACVTRVDVERTEVDWPDLVREAREQAARELAPHEGALVRVVWLDRGPDLPGRLVLVLHHLCVDGVSWRLLLPELVAAYQAESTGAAPDPGPVGTPLKEWAELLAADAEQPATLAELDHWQQALDGAEPTLGSGPLDPARDVLATEARLTRTLAPALAEPLLTTVPAAFYTGTTEVLLAGLALAVADWRTRHGRPDGPLRVDLEGHGREGERHDADLTRTVGWFTALHPVQLLAGAADTTGAWTAGPAAGALVKRVKERLRSVPGQGLGYGLLRHLNPRTGPLLAALPAPQICFNYLGRTTGLGRPAGADWSVAVEDGALAGGGDPLMPLGHPLTIDAVAQEGPDGRSELSVSWRWADALLTEPEVADLADTWQRALEVLVRHERSPRAGGHTPSDLELVELAQEEIEGLEAEFAADADEDEDAWGTGW from the coding sequence ATGCCTGCGCACGAGACGGCCGAATCGGCCCCGGTGCCGCTTTCCCGGGCACAACACGGAATCTGGCTGGCCCAACAGCTCGATCCGGCCAGCAGCGCCTACAACGTGGCCCAGTACACCGACATCCGGGGCCCGCTGTCGCTCCCGGTGCTCGACCGGGCGGTGCGCCGGATCGTCGGCGAGGTCGAGATCGCGCACGTGCGGCTGGTGCCGGACGGCGACAGCGCGCTGCAACTGCGCGACGGCGAACCGGTGCTGCCGCTGCGCACCGTCGACCTCAGCGGTGAGCTGCTGCCCCGCGAGGCCGCCGAGCAGTGGATGCGCGAGGCCGTCGAGCGGCCGGTCGACCTGCTGGTCGGGCCGCTGTTCAGCACCGCCGTGCTCCGGCTCGCGCCCGACTGGCACTTCCTCTACGTGAGCGGCCACCACATCGTCACCGACGGGTTCAGCGGCTCCCTGGTGAGCGCCCGGATCGCCGAGCTCTACACCGCGCTGGAGCGCGGCGAGGAGCCCGCCGCGCACGGCTTCGGCACCCTCGCCCAGCTGCTGGAACAGGACGCCGCCTACCGGAGCTCGGACCGGTTCGAGGCGGACCGGGCCTACTGGCAGGCGCAGTTGGCCGACCTGCCGCGGCCCGCCACGCTCTCCGGCCGGCCGGCCGGCCCGGCCTCGGGCGCCACCCGCCGCACCGGCCGGATCGGCCCCGCGCAGACCGCCGCCGTGCACGCCGCCGCCCGCCGCGCCAGGACCGCCCTGCCCGCGCTCGCCGTCGCCGCCGTCGCCGCCTACACCCAGCGGATGACCGGCGAGTCGGACGTGGTGCTCGGCCTGCCGGTGACCGCGCGCGGCACCGCCGCGCTGCGCGCCGTGCCCGGCATGGTGTCCAACATCGTGCCGCTGCGCCTGAGAGTCGCCCCCGGCCTGAGCTGGACCGAGCTGGCCCGGCTGGCCTCGGCCGAGATGAAGCAGGCGCTGCGCCACCAGCGCTACCTGCTCCAGGACATGCGCGCCGACCTGGCGCCCGGTCAGGCGGCAGGCCGCACCGAGGCCCTGTTCGGCGCCCAGGTGAACATCCTGCCGGCCGGCAGCGGACTGCGGTTCGGCGCCGCCACCGGCACCCAGATCTACCTGGCCGGACCGGTCGACGACCTGTCGGTGGTGCTCCAGGACCACGGCGCCGAGGGCCTGATGCTGGAGGTCGAGGCCAACGCCGCGCGCTACGGCGCCGACGAGGTGGCCGGCCACCAGCAGCGGCTGGCCGGCTTCCTGTGCGCGGCCGCCGCCGACCCCGACCGCCCGGTGGCCCGCACCGAACTGCTCACCCCGGGCGAGCGCCGCTGGGTGCTGGACCGCGGCCGGGCCGCCGCGCACCGCGAGGACCCCACCGCGACCACCCTCACCGAGCGGTTCGCCGCCCAGGTGGCCCGCACGCCCGAGGCGACCGCGCTCAGCTGCGACGGCCTGCGGTTCGGCTACCGGGAGTTGGACCAGCGGGCCAACCGCCTGGCCCACCACCTGATCGCGCTGGGCGTGGCCGCCGAGACCCCCGTGGTGCTGCTCCAGGAGCGCACCCCGGACCTGGTGGTCTCGATGCTGGCCGTGGTCAAGGCGGGCGGCCTCTACCTGCCGCTGGACACCCGGCACCCGCAGCAGCGGCTGCGGGAGACGGCCCACGGCAGCGGCGCGCCGCTGGTGCTCTGCGACAGCGCCACCCGGGAAGCGGCCGAGCGGCTGGAGCTGCCCGTCCTGTGCGTGGACGACCCGGGCACCTGGCAGGACCGGCCCGCGACCGACCCGGGCGTCGCCTGCCACCCGGCGCAGCTGGCCTACGTGATGTACACCTCCGGCTCCACCGGCACCCCCAAGGGCGTCGCCGTCACCCACCAGGACATCCTGGGCCTGGCCCTGGACGCCGCCTGGGACGGCCCGGCGCACCGGCGGGTGCTGTTCCACTCGCCCGCCGCCTTCGACCTCGCCACCTACGAGGTGTGGGTGCCGCTGCTGAGCGGCGGTCAGGTCGTCGTCGCGCCGCCCGGCGAGCTCGACATCCCCACCCTCGGGGCGGTGCTCGCCCGGCACCGGGTGACCGCGCTCTGGCTCACCGCCGGGCTGCTGCGGCTGGTCGCCGAGGAGGACCCGGGTTGCCTGGCCGGGCTGCACGAGCTCTGGGCGGGCGGCGACGTGGTGCCCGCCGCCACGGTGCGCCGGCTGCGCGAGGCCTGCCCGGAGCTGGTGGTGGTCGACGGCTACGGCCCGACCGAGGCGACCACCTTCATCACCCACCACCGGATGGCCGCCACCGACCCGGTGCCCGACCCGGTGCCGATCGGCCGGCCGTTCCAGGGCATGCGCTGCTACGTGCTGGACGAGTGGCTGCGGCCCGTCCCGGCGGGCACCGTCGGCGAGCTGTACGCGGGCGGCATCGGCGTGGCCCGCGGCTACCTGGGGCAGCCCGGCCGCACCGCCGAGCGCTTCGTCGCGGACCCGTTCGCCGAGGCCGGGGCCCGGGCCTACCGCACCGGCGACCTGGTGCGCTGGAACGCCGACGGCGAGCTGGAGTTCGTCGGGCGCACCGACGACCAGGTGAAGATCCGCGGCTTCCGGATCGAGCCCGGCGAGATCGAGTCCGCGCTGGCCGAACGCCCCGGCGTCAGCCACCTCGCGGTGGACACTCGCACCGGCCCGCGCGGCGACAAGCGGATCGTCGCCTACCTGGTCGCCGAGGACGAGCAGGCGGTGGCCGCCCTCCGGGCGCACGCCGCCGCCGTGCTGCCCGCCTACATGGTGCCCGCGGCCTTCGTCCGGCTCGACGCCCTGCCGCTGACGGGCAACGGCAAGGTGGACCGCCGGGCGCTGCCCGCACCGGACTTCGACGCCGTCGAGGCGCCCGGGCGGGCGCCGGCAGGGGCCGTCGAGACGGCGCTGGCCGAGCTCTTCGCCGAAGTCCTCGGCACCGCAAGGGTGGGCGCCGACGCCGGGTTCTTCGCGCTCGGCGGCGACAGCATCATGGCGATCCAGCTGGCCGGCCGGGCCCGCCGGGCCGGCCTGCTGTTCACGCCCCGCGAGGTCTTCGAGCACAGCACGCCCGCCGCACTGGCCCGGATCTGCCGCACCGGCGAGCCCGCCGAGCGGCCGCGCGACCCGGACGCCGGCCTCGGCCCCGTCCCGCTCAGCCCGATCGTCCACCGGCTGCGCGAGCTCGGCGGGCCGATCGACGCCTACCACCAGTCCGTGGTGCTGCGCACCCCGGCCGGGCTGGACGAGCCGACCCTGCACCGGGCCGTCCAGCACCTGCTGGACCGGCACGACGCGCTCCGGCTGCGGCTCGACGAGCGTGACGGGGACTGGCAGCTGACGGTGCGTCAGCGTGACGAACTGTCCGGAAAGGCCTGCGTGACCCGGGTCGACGTCGAACGGACCGAGGTCGACTGGCCCGACCTGGTGCGCGAGGCCCGGGAGCAGGCTGCGCGCGAACTCGCTCCGCACGAGGGCGCGCTGGTCCGCGTGGTCTGGCTGGACCGCGGCCCCGACCTGCCGGGCCGCCTGGTGCTGGTGCTGCACCACCTGTGCGTCGACGGCGTCTCCTGGCGGCTCCTGCTGCCCGAACTGGTCGCCGCCTACCAGGCGGAGAGCACCGGCGCCGCCCCGGACCCCGGCCCGGTCGGCACTCCGCTCAAGGAGTGGGCCGAACTCCTGGCCGCCGACGCCGAACAGCCCGCGACGCTCGCCGAACTCGACCACTGGCAGCAGGCCTTGGACGGCGCCGAACCGACCCTCGGCAGCGGCCCGCTGGACCCGGCCCGCGACGTGCTGGCCACCGAGGCCCGGCTCACCCGCACCCTGGCGCCCGCGCTGGCCGAACCCCTGCTGACCACCGTGCCGGCCGCCTTCTACACCGGCACCACCGAAGTGCTGCTCGCCGGCCTCGCGTTGGCGGTGGCCGACTGGCGCACCCGGCACGGCCGCCCCGACGGCCCGCTGCGGGTCGACCTGGAGGGCCACGGCCGCGAGGGCGAGCGGCACGACGCCGACCTCACCCGCACCGTCGGCTGGTTCACCGCGCTGCACCCCGTCCAACTGCTCGCCGGCGCCGCCGACACGACCGGCGCCTGGACGGCGGGCCCGGCGGCCGGCGCGCTGGTCAAACGGGTCAAGGAGCGGCTGCGGTCGGTGCCCGGACAAGGGCTCGGCTACGGCCTGCTGCGCCACCTCAACCCGCGCACCGGGCCGCTGTTGGCCGCGCTGCCCGCGCCGCAGATCTGCTTCAACTACCTCGGCCGCACCACCGGCCTGGGCCGCCCGGCCGGCGCCGACTGGTCGGTGGCCGTCGAGGACGGGGCACTGGCCGGCGGCGGCGACCCGCTGATGCCGCTCGGCCACCCGCTGACCATCGACGCGGTCGCCCAGGAAGGGCCGGACGGCCGCAGCGAGTTGAGCGTCAGCTGGCGCTGGGCCGACGCGCTGCTCACCGAGCCCGAGGTGGCCGACCTGGCCGACACCTGGCAGCGGGCGCTGGAGGTGCTGGTGCGCCACGAACGCTCGCCGCGCGCGGGCGGACACACCCCCTCCGACCTGGAGCTGGTCGAGCTGGCGCAGGAGGAGATCGAGGGCCTGGAGGCGGAGTTCGCCGCCGACGCCGACGAGGACGAGGACGCATGGGGGACCGGCTGGTGA
- a CDS encoding non-ribosomal peptide synthetase: MSKNAIEDILPVTPFQEGLIFHAGYDTTTADVYTAQFAFELHGPLDAVALRAAAATVLRRHPALRTAFRQRPGGDWVQVVAADPPLLWRELDLSTRPEAERAAELERLLAEDCAHRFDLGRARLVRFSLLRLDEQRHVLVLMNHHLVLDGWSTAHLMGELLALYAGTGDPLPAARPYRDYVAWLGKQDRQPSLDAWQAALAGVEEPTLLAGPPSAAVAERPERVELEFSAEQTRALLGLARGHGLTLNSLVQGAWGILLGTLTGRTDVLFGATVSGRPAELAGAEEIVGLLINTVPVRVRLDRGQTVAELLATVQAEQAALTPHHHTALTDLHAATGRGTLFDTLVVFENYPVDPAALRLPGAPVIADVQVRDGVHYPLRLQVLPGQRLRIALDHRPDLLDREQVRRIAQRLRQLLPAMAADPHCPVARLDLLTPEERELVQQTWNATDHPVPDTTLAELIERQVARTPDATALHGPDGDTRSYAQLNAEANRLAHLLAELGAGPESTVGVALPRSPELVVALLAVLKSGAAYLPLDPDHPPARTADILDDAAPRLVLTTAELAAAVPAHLPALGLDDARVRERLGAQPATDPVAGRPHGASPAYLIYTSGSTGRPKGVLVEHRAIVNRLLWMQDRYRLDATDRVLQKTPAGFDVSVWEFFWPLISGAALVVAPPGAHREPERLARLIRETGVTTAHFVPSMLRAFVDEPASAGCTGLRRVFCSGEALPAELVGDFHAVCAAPLFNLYGPTEAAVDVTHWDCPAEGTPTAVPIGRPVWNTRTYVLDAALRPVPPGVVGELYLAGVQLARGYLGRAGLTAERFVACPFGEPGAVMYRTGDLASWDQDGCLRYAGRTDHQVKIRGQRIELGEIEAVLDRHPAVAQAAVTALDGRLTGYVRPAGPHDGLVPVLKRHLAEQLPAVWRPSTLVLLEHWPLTPNGKLDRKALPQPQAPGTTAGRAPRTPQEELLCGLFAEVLGVDPVGIDDDFFDLGGHSLLAGRVISRIRTALDVDLPLGALFENPTVARLTEAAAAQSGIPKRPALRRMPRPEEDE; the protein is encoded by the coding sequence GTGAGCAAGAACGCGATCGAGGACATCCTTCCCGTCACGCCCTTCCAGGAGGGCCTGATCTTCCACGCCGGCTACGACACGACGACGGCGGACGTCTACACCGCCCAGTTCGCCTTCGAACTGCACGGGCCGCTGGACGCCGTGGCGCTGCGGGCCGCCGCCGCGACCGTGCTGCGCCGCCACCCGGCGCTGCGCACCGCCTTCCGCCAGCGCCCCGGCGGCGACTGGGTGCAGGTGGTGGCCGCCGACCCGCCGCTGCTCTGGCGCGAGCTCGACCTCAGCACCCGGCCCGAGGCCGAGCGGGCCGCCGAGCTGGAGCGGCTGCTCGCCGAGGACTGCGCCCACCGCTTCGACCTGGGCCGCGCCAGGCTGGTCCGGTTCAGCCTGCTGCGCCTGGACGAGCAACGGCACGTGCTGGTGCTGATGAACCACCACCTGGTGCTGGACGGCTGGTCCACCGCGCACCTGATGGGCGAACTCCTCGCGCTCTACGCGGGCACCGGCGACCCGCTGCCCGCCGCCCGCCCCTACCGCGACTACGTCGCCTGGCTGGGCAAGCAGGACCGGCAGCCGTCCCTGGACGCCTGGCAGGCGGCCCTGGCCGGTGTCGAGGAGCCGACCCTGCTGGCCGGCCCGCCGTCCGCCGCCGTGGCCGAGCGCCCCGAGCGGGTCGAGCTGGAGTTCTCCGCCGAGCAGACCCGGGCCCTGCTCGGGCTGGCCCGCGGCCACGGACTGACCCTCAACTCGCTGGTCCAGGGTGCCTGGGGGATCCTGCTCGGCACCCTCACCGGCCGCACCGACGTGCTGTTCGGCGCCACCGTCTCCGGCCGCCCCGCCGAGCTGGCGGGAGCCGAGGAGATCGTCGGACTGCTGATCAACACCGTGCCGGTCCGGGTCCGCCTCGACCGCGGCCAGACCGTGGCCGAACTGCTCGCGACCGTGCAGGCCGAACAGGCTGCGCTGACGCCCCATCACCACACCGCCCTCACCGACCTGCACGCCGCGACCGGCCGGGGCACCCTCTTCGACACCCTGGTGGTCTTCGAGAACTACCCCGTGGACCCGGCGGCGCTGCGGCTGCCCGGCGCCCCGGTGATCGCCGACGTCCAGGTCCGGGACGGCGTGCACTACCCGCTGAGACTGCAAGTGCTGCCGGGACAGCGGCTGCGGATCGCCCTCGACCACCGCCCCGACCTGCTGGACCGGGAGCAGGTGCGGCGGATCGCCCAGCGCCTGCGGCAGCTGCTGCCGGCCATGGCGGCGGACCCGCACTGCCCCGTCGCCCGGCTGGACCTGCTCACGCCCGAGGAGCGCGAGCTGGTCCAGCAGACCTGGAACGCCACCGACCACCCCGTCCCCGACACCACGCTGGCCGAGCTGATCGAGCGCCAGGTGGCGCGCACCCCCGACGCCACCGCCCTGCACGGCCCCGACGGCGACACCCGCAGCTACGCGCAGCTCAACGCCGAGGCCAACCGGCTGGCCCACCTGCTGGCCGAGCTCGGTGCGGGCCCGGAGAGCACCGTCGGCGTCGCCCTGCCGCGCTCGCCCGAGCTGGTGGTCGCCCTGCTGGCCGTGCTGAAGAGCGGCGCCGCCTACCTGCCGCTCGACCCCGACCACCCGCCGGCGCGCACCGCCGACATCCTCGACGACGCCGCGCCGCGACTCGTGCTGACCACCGCCGAGCTGGCCGCCGCCGTGCCCGCCCACCTCCCGGCGCTGGGCCTGGACGACGCGCGGGTGCGGGAGCGGCTGGGCGCCCAGCCGGCCACCGACCCGGTCGCCGGTCGCCCGCACGGCGCCTCGCCCGCCTACCTGATCTACACCTCCGGCTCCACCGGCCGCCCCAAGGGCGTGCTGGTCGAGCACCGGGCGATCGTCAACCGGCTGCTCTGGATGCAGGACCGCTACCGGCTGGACGCCACCGACCGGGTGCTGCAGAAGACGCCCGCCGGCTTCGACGTCTCCGTCTGGGAGTTCTTCTGGCCGCTGATCAGCGGCGCGGCTCTGGTGGTCGCCCCGCCCGGCGCGCACCGCGAGCCCGAGCGGCTGGCCCGGCTGATCCGCGAGACCGGGGTGACCACCGCGCACTTCGTGCCCTCGATGCTGCGCGCCTTCGTCGACGAGCCGGCTTCTGCGGGCTGCACCGGGCTGCGCCGGGTCTTCTGCAGCGGCGAGGCGCTGCCCGCCGAACTGGTCGGCGACTTCCACGCGGTGTGCGCCGCACCGCTGTTCAACCTCTACGGGCCCACCGAGGCGGCCGTCGACGTCACCCACTGGGACTGCCCCGCCGAGGGCACGCCCACGGCCGTGCCGATCGGTCGGCCGGTCTGGAACACCCGGACCTACGTGCTGGACGCGGCGCTGCGCCCGGTGCCGCCGGGCGTGGTCGGCGAGCTCTACCTGGCCGGTGTGCAACTCGCCCGCGGCTACCTCGGGCGGGCCGGGCTGACGGCCGAGCGCTTCGTCGCCTGCCCGTTCGGCGAACCGGGCGCGGTGATGTACCGCACCGGCGACCTCGCCTCCTGGGACCAGGACGGCTGCCTGCGCTACGCCGGGCGGACCGACCACCAGGTCAAGATCCGCGGCCAGCGGATCGAGCTCGGCGAGATCGAGGCGGTGCTGGACCGCCACCCCGCCGTCGCCCAGGCGGCCGTGACCGCCCTGGACGGCCGGCTGACCGGGTACGTCCGGCCCGCAGGCCCGCACGACGGGCTGGTACCAGTGCTCAAGCGGCACCTGGCCGAGCAGCTGCCGGCCGTCTGGCGTCCCAGCACCCTGGTGCTGCTGGAGCACTGGCCGCTGACGCCCAACGGCAAGCTGGACCGCAAGGCGCTGCCGCAGCCGCAGGCCCCCGGCACCACCGCCGGCCGGGCCCCGCGCACCCCGCAGGAGGAACTGCTCTGCGGGCTCTTCGCCGAGGTGCTCGGTGTCGACCCAGTCGGCATCGACGACGACTTCTTCGACCTGGGCGGGCACTCGCTGCTGGCCGGCCGGGTGATCAGTCGGATCCGCACCGCGCTGGACGTGGACCTGCCGCTCGGCGCCCTGTTCGAGAACCCCACCGTGGCGCGCCTCACCGAGGCCGCCGCCGCACAGTCCGGCATCCCCAAGCGCCCCGCCCTGCGCCGCATGCCGCGTCCCGAGGAGGACGAGTGA